Part of the Peromyscus maniculatus bairdii isolate BWxNUB_F1_BW_parent chromosome 23, HU_Pman_BW_mat_3.1, whole genome shotgun sequence genome is shown below.
AGAAATTCCAGCACTGGAAACCACCCACTGAGGCTGAGTGACCTGACCACAGTGGCCAGACCCAGGAGAGAGGAGACTGGATGAACCGGCCTTGTATGGGAAGCTAGGCGGCCTGGAGGGTGTGTCTTCACAGATCTGGCTGGCTCTGACCACACCCTCCGCCCCCACCTGCAGTAGGAGAAAGCGCAGAAGACAATCAACACCACAgagccaggaggcaggaggattttacTATGAATATAACACACACTTTCCCCAAACCACCATAGATGCCGGGCCCCTTTATCCATCGGGCCCCAGCAGCGCCTCTTCCTCCTTTACCCACTTGGGACTCTCTCCAATTGGAAGGGCTGGGCTGGGACTGTCatgagtgggagagcagggatcCGTTTGGGACTTGGGGTTGGGGTCAGGACTGGGGACGAGATCTGGGTTAGGGCTGGGATCAGATTCTTGGTCGGGGCTGGGTACCACATCAGGGTCAGCATCACGGCCTGGCTTAGggtcagaagacagaacaagaTCAGGACTGGAGATGGGTCCTGAGTGGGTCTGGAGGATGGGATTCCGGAGTGAACCCAGCACAGAAGTAGGGTCAGGACTCCGGGCAGAGCCGGCACCAGAGCTGAAGCCCAGGCCGGATTCCAGCACAGAAACAGCATCAGGACCTAGGAAAGCGATCTGCCCGGGCCTCATCATAGATACTGGGCTCAAGCCAGGCCCGAGGCCCAGCCCCGCtgctgctgcggcggcggcggctgcggcggcagctgcagctgcagctcccTCGTGCACCCGCTTATGCTTGGTGAGGCTGGAAGCTTGCCCAAAGGCCTTGCCACAGAGCTGACAGCGATAGGGACGCTCGCCAGAATGCACGTGGAGGTGTTGCAGGAGCGCCGAGCTCTGCCCAAAGGCCTTGGAGCAGTGTGGGCAGGCGTAAGGCCGCTCACCAGTGTGGATGCGGAGGTGATGCTGCAAGTTGGAGCTCTGCCCAAAGGCCTTGCCGCAGTGGGGACAGCGGTAGGGACGCTCGGCCGTGTGGGTGCGCTGATGCTGGAGCAAGGCGGAGCTCTGCCCGAAGGCCTTGCCGCACTGCGGACACGGGTAGGGGCGCTCGCCGGTGTGGGTGCGCAGGTGTTTCAGGAGCGCAGAGCCCTGCCCAAAGCCCTTGGCACACACCGGGCACTTGTGGGGACGCGGGCCACCATGTGTGCGCAGGTGTTGGGCCAGCAACGAGCCGTGACCGAAGGCCTTGCCACATACGGGGCAGTGGTGTGGCTTCTCTCCGCTGTGGCTGCTGCGATGCTTGAGCAGCGTGGACCGCCAGCCGAAGGCCTTGCCGCAGGCAGCACACTGGTAGGGCCGAGCCCCCGTGTGGATGCCTCGATGCTGGGCCAGTGTGGCGCCGTGGCTGAATGACTTGCCACAGTCGGGACAGCGGTAAGGCTTCTCCCCGCTGTGGGTGCGTCGGTGCTGGCTCAGCCCGGAGCTGCGACGGAAGGCTCGCCCACAATCAGGGCAGGAGAAGGGGCGAGGGGGGCTGGCGGGGGCGGGAAGCACCGCTGGGCTCGTCGCCAAGATTTCAGGGGTGGCAGTGAGGCCAGAGGGAAGGGAACCCACATCAGGGGCAGCCGGGCTGAGGCTGTCATTGCCTGGGTCCAGAACCAGGGGCACCGGGCCAATGACATCG
Proteins encoded:
- the Znf358 gene encoding zinc finger protein 358 isoform X1 codes for the protein MRRSVLVRNPGHKSLRPLYGDLHSDPEDLDPSPKDPDPISESPEPEPKDLNAVSEDGDASFEDLDPEAEEAQPSILGKPDSDSQDLDPMSSSFDLDPDVIGPVPLVLDPGNDSLSPAAPDVGSLPSGLTATPEILATSPAVLPAPASPPRPFSCPDCGRAFRRSSGLSQHRRTHSGEKPYRCPDCGKSFSHGATLAQHRGIHTGARPYQCAACGKAFGWRSTLLKHRSSHSGEKPHHCPVCGKAFGHGSLLAQHLRTHGGPRPHKCPVCAKGFGQGSALLKHLRTHTGERPYPCPQCGKAFGQSSALLQHQRTHTAERPYRCPHCGKAFGQSSNLQHHLRIHTGERPYACPHCSKAFGQSSALLQHLHVHSGERPYRCQLCGKAFGQASSLTKHKRVHEGAAAAAAAAAAAAAAAAGLGLGPGLSPVSMMRPGQIAFLGPDAVSVLESGLGFSSGAGSARSPDPTSVLGSLRNPILQTHSGPISSPDLVLSSDPKPGRDADPDVVPSPDQESDPSPNPDLVPSPDPNPKSQTDPCSPTHDSPSPALPIGESPKWVKEEEALLGPDG
- the Znf358 gene encoding zinc finger protein 358 isoform X2, with protein sequence MYARSLILKTSCWVVAQAGLSITSAGITDSVPEAASSSTSRMRRSVLVRNPGHKSLRPLYGDLHSDPEDLDPSPKDPDPISESPEPEPKDLNAVSEDGDASFEDLDPEAEEAQPSILGKPDSDSQDLDPMSSSFDLDPDVIGPVPLVLDPGNDSLSPAAPDVGSLPSGLTATPEILATSPAVLPAPASPPRPFSCPDCGRAFRRSSGLSQHRRTHSGEKPYRCPDCGKSFSHGATLAQHRGIHTGARPYQCAACGKAFGWRSTLLKHRSSHSGEKPHHCPVCGKAFGHGSLLAQHLRTHGGPRPHKCPVCAKGFGQGSALLKHLRTHTGERPYPCPQCGKAFGQSSALLQHQRTHTAERPYRCPHCGKAFGQSSNLQHHLRIHTGERPYACPHCSKAFGQSSALLQHLHVHSGERPYRCQLCGKAFGQASSLTKHKRVHEGAAAAAAAAAAAAAAAAGLGLGPGLSPVSMMRPGQIAFLGPDAVSVLESGLGFSSGAGSARSPDPTSVLGSLRNPILQTHSGPISSPDLVLSSDPKPGRDADPDVVPSPDQESDPSPNPDLVPSPDPNPKSQTDPCSPTHDSPSPALPIGESPKWVKEEEALLGPDG